AATCACCTAAACGACCATTGCTACCACTTGTTAAGCCATATCAGCATTTGACTCAATGTATCTTTCTTTCATTACATTTCAGTCTTAACTTTGTAATAAGTTGACAAATTGAAACCAAACATTTCTTTAGCGATTCAAACAGCAAAAAGACAATAAAATTTTTAAAATACAAATGATTTAAATTACCAAATATTTTTTTATCCATGTCAAAATTTCACCCTTTTTTATTCATAATAATCCTGAGCTTTGTTCAGTTTGCTCACTCTCAGACATTTACTCAGAAAGCCGATTTTCCAGAGATATCAGCAAGGGCATTCTCATTTTGTGTGTCAGGGAATCTGTATGTTGGTACCGGAATAGACTCCAATTTAGTGATGAGTAGCAATATATTTCAATATAATCTTGCAAATAATGAATGGAAAAAAATGAGTTCGTTTCCCGGTGGAAAGAGTCGAAACAATGTTTCTTTAGTCATCAATGGTAAAGGCTACGCCGGGTTAGGTGTAGATGGGTCAAAAAGAATAGGATGGTACGAATATAATCATGAAGTCGATACCTGGAAACTCAGAAATTCTGACTGTGATGCTGGCCAGTTTGGGGGTACATTTACGCTCAATGGTAAAGGGTATGTCGTCTGCGGAAGTGGAAAAAATGAAGTTCATAACCAACTCTGGGAATATGACCCCGGAGAAGACTCATGGAGCAGAAAAGCAAACTTTCCCGGGCAGGAACGAGATTTACTATTTGCAGAGAGTGTAGGAAACTTTGGCTACGCAGGATTGGGTGATGGTTTTTTTGCAGCACCCTTTTTTGATGATATCTACAAATACGACCCGATTGTTGACAGTTGGGATTCCATACCTCCCATTCCATTGACTCCTTCGGGTGGAAAAGTACAAGGTGGAGTTTTTACAAGCGCTTCTTACGATGGTAAAATAATTTTAATGAATCTGGGATTTATTAATACGCTGGAATTTTCAGAATATAATTCCATCTTTGTATATAACACAAATGATGAATCCTGGACCTATTACCACGATGTCAACAAGGCCGGTTTGAGAGGAGAGCCATTTTTTGCTCAGTTTAAACATAAACTTTTTATCGGTGCAGGATGGAATGAAACTTATTATACTGATCTTTGGGAAGTAGATTTAGCATCATTTATCACAAGTGTAGAAGATTCATATCCTGAAATTTCTTCGTTAAAATTATCAGTTCAAAACAAAATGATTTTTATTTCGAATCCGGATTCTGATGTTAAAAAAGAAAATTATGTTATATGCATTTACAGTACGGATGGAAAACCGCTTATTCAATATCAATTGAAAGATGACATGACCATCGATGTCAGCCATCTTCCGGCAGGTATCTATTTTTACAATATTAATAGTAATAAAATGAACATTAAATCCGGAAAATTTATGCTCTATTGAAAGATTACTCGTGATCATTTGCACATTTAGATATAGGCCCCAGTAGTGTAAATTTAATTCCTATGAATTTTAAGAAAAGTTTTAACTTTATTGCCGGTTTTGAATGTCTTAAAATATTAAATTCAAATGATAACAGCGGCCATTAAACAATTTAAAAGTTATAAATCTTTGGGGGTCAAAACAATTGATCTGCTAACAGAAGAAGAATGTTACTTCACCCACAATATTGCGGACAATTCGGTGGCTACTATTATTAAACATATGAGTGGTAATATGATCTCCCGCTGGACCAATATTTTTACGGAAGATGGAGAAAAAAGTTGGAGAAACAGAGATGCAGAATTCGTAACTGATAAATTATCCAAAAGTGAATTGTTAAAAAAATGGGAGATTGGTTGGCAAGTACTTTTCACAACGCTTGAATCCATAGATGAATCTGATTTGCAAAAAATAATATATATCAGAAATGAACCGCATACTGTAGAAGATGCCATTTTACGTCAACTTTGCCATTATTCATATCACATCGGACAGATTGTTTTTATTGGTAAAATGCTCAAAGGGCAAAACTGGGTAAGTCTTTCTATCCCGTTGGGTGAATCAGAACAATTTAATCAACAAAAAATGTAAGCAGCTACTCCGTATCCAAATGAAAAAAATGAAGAGAAACGAAAATGAATTTTTGTCCTAAATAAAGTGCAGAAATCTTGCATTCTAATATATAAAAAATCCTTGATTTCACTTTTACAGAAAATCAAGGATTTTACAATAACAACTAAATTGATTTTCTAAAATTTCAGTTTAGCTGAACAATCCGTCATATCCGGATCCTTTTTCATCAGATCTGGTCTGAATAACGGGTGTTTTTAATTCAAGGATATCATCTGCTTTTTCTTTACCACCCAGAAGTAACAAAGTTGATTTTTGCTCATATTCTTCCAGCATTTTCATTCCCTGCTCTTCAAATACACCATTCTGAAGGTCTATCGAGTTCATAAAATTAGCGGAAAGCTCCATGAAACGTTCCATCTCCCCAACTTTATTGGCTACATCGTCTGCAATATGCTCCATTGCCATGTCAAAAATAGCTCTTTTATCAGCATCTCCTTTGATAATGCTCATCGCTGATTTCATGGCAGAATGGCTTGCTCTGATAGCTTTTCTTTCCTGCTCTTTCACTTTTACCTGATCAACAGTATCTTCCAGTAATATCTCGGAGTTGGAATACATTTTTGTTAATACTCTGTACAGTATAGACATCTTGGAGTGCAGTGCTGTATATTTCTCATTGCTCTCCTGCAATCTGGCTGCTTTACGGCTGGACAGTAACATGGCGCTTTCGTTGTTCAGTTCTTTTGCTTTTCGGGCAATAGCCATGTTATTATTAATTTCTTTATTATTCTCTTCCACAATAGTCACGAGTTTTCTCATCTGACCTCGCAGGTTGCTGATCTGAGTACCCATCTTTTTGAGATTATCCTGCAGGTCACTGATATAATTTTTAAGAATTCCTATAGGATCTATCGTAACAAATACACCGGTTATCCATCGCATGACACTTTGATACATATAAGAAACCAATGTTCGCCATTTCGGATCAAGAACCATATAAATGATGATACCAAGGACCGCAAGTAAGGCAATAATTGCAAGGGTATTTGTCAGCATAGCCAATATAGCAGCACTGAATTTAAATAGTACAAAACCCAAGGCAGCCATAATCCCTACCAGAAACACGGCACCTGTTGTTCCCTCAGGTCGTTGCCAGAATGTTTTAGGTTTAAAACTTGTTTCAGGAAAATTACTCATAATTATTTAGTTATGTATGTTGTTTTAATGATTCAAAAGTACTAATTTTTACAAAAACTGTTTCATTTGTTATTGTGAAATCACAAAAATTTGTCAAACAATAGGATATCTTCTTCAATTTCCTCATAAAGTGAATCAAAAGTAGATTTAAATCTGTCTCTGGTATCTACAATTTTCTGATTGACTAACTCTGTATTCCCTTCCAACTCAGTCATTTTTTGCTGAATGATGTCGTTCTCTTTATTGAGTTGTTCTATCTTTCGGATATTTTCTTCTATCTTTTCCTTAAGCCTTTGAACCTCTACCTTTTTACCATCAATCTGTGTAGCAATCTGATATTTAAGGGCATTTGCAAAAGCTTCTTTTTCTTTCGTGAGCACGGATTTATAATGATTGGCAGACGCCATCAATTTAGCTTTGGTCAATCCCATCGTACTCGCAGTCAGAAATGCACTTTTAGCTGCTGTAGATGCTTCCATCCCAATTTGCTGTAATGATTGATATGATTGTTTAAATTTCAGATAGTCAAAATCCTGTGTCTGATTTTCTTTGATAGCAATTAATAGTTTCATCAATACCTTTTCATCGAAGTCTGAATTGGATTTAAAAAGCTCTTTCAGGTTTATTACCATTTGTTTTTTATCACAAAATTATTTATTTCAATCTTAACTAAGCAAAATTTACCCCTAATCCTATAAAATATTCTACAAACATCAAAAATGGTTAATAGTTAGTTGCAGATTTGAGGATGGAGTGATCGGTGATGGGGTGATCGGTGATGGAGTGATCTGTGATGGAGTGATCAAAGGAAGTCGGCTTTTTTTTGATGTTCCTTTTGTGCTTCCCAGCCAATAGGTATATCAAAAAAATGGGGGAACGGCTAATGGCTAATAGCCAATAGCTAATTAGTACCCTATATCCCATTACCTTTCACACTTTTTGGATTATGTTCAGCAAGATAAGTCTCAAAGAGTTGTTTATGTTCCGGATTCTCTGAATCAAAACCTGATTTATACAGACCTGCATTTATTCTTTGTCTGGATGCTTCAAATAAAGTCACAGCACAGGCTACAGAAATATTGAGGCTTTGCACCATTCCGTATTGAGGTATTATAAAATTTCCATCTAATCTTTTCATCATATCATCAGAGATGCCGGCATTTTCATTTCCAAAAACCAAAGCAACAGATTGTATCAGATCCAAATCATACAATGAAACCGAGTCAGTAGCTAGATGTGTTCCATACAGCATTTGATATCGCTTTCTGACATCCTGTACACAGACGTCGGTATTATCATAAAAATGAACTTTTACCCATTTTTTCGCCCCGGAAGCACTGTTGATTCCGACATACTGAACATCTTTGTTGCGGCTGGCTTCATTATAAAGAACAAATATTTCACTGATTCCGACCGAATCGCATGTTCGTAGGACAGCGCCGATATTATGCGGGTCGTGTACATTCTCGAGAATGACTGTCAGATTGTTCTGTCGGGCAGAGATTACTTTCTTAAATTTTGCTTCCCGATCAGGGGTCAGATACACCATACAATCAGTTTATGCGTCTGAATTTTGAATTATTGAATTCAATGATATCCAAATATTTATTTTCAAGAAAATCAAACTTTTTCAGGTCTTCCGTTTCCGCATTTTCATCAGAGAAAGCTTTTTTGAATTCATAGGTTGTCTGAAGCATTGTTAATCTTTCATTTTCCAGGTAAAACTGAAAATTCTTACCATACTTCCAAAGATTTCTTCCAATGTATAACATCATATCATACGCTTTCACTGCATCAGGCAGGGCAATCTCTCCAAACATATCCAAAAACTTTCTTCGGAACTCCCGAACATTACTCTGAGTATCATCGACAAAATCAGACATCACAATCCGCATATTCAGACTGTTGTAATGATCAAATTCAATTCTGTCGCTCTCAAGCATAACCGGCATTCCATATAAGATAAGATGTCTGTTACTCTTTTCTACTGCAAGCCTTCGTACACAGGAATAAATAAATGCTTCGTCATTAAACGAATAATTAGGTATAATAACTGCCTTAATTTTGGGGTTCTGCAGTAATCTGTAAAAAGCAGAAACTCCGCCATTCAAGCTATCATTGGTAACATAATAATTATGATAAAAACCTTCACCTGATTTACCTAATTTGCTGACCGCTGCATCCTGAAAGTACTTTAACCAGGCATTATAATCCTTATTATTCCTCCCGATAATGGCAACTTCATTTGTATGAAATTGTGAAGTAGTATGTTCTGCAATTTTCAGAAAATGTTCTTTCAGATTGGGTTTGACTTGTATATAATATGGGTTTGCAACTGCTATTTTTGTACTTGTCTGCCAGGGTGAAACGACAGGGATCTGAAGTTCTTTCGCCTTTTCAGCTACCCATCTGACATCATCCCTTTCAAACGGACCGATAATGAGATCTGTTTTTAGATCAACAATATTATCTAAGGCATCCTTCATGTTAAAATTTCCTTCTTCCGTATCTATTACATTAATATTCAGCCGGATTCCTTCATTGTTTAGGACATCCAAAGCAACAAGCATCCCCGCATAAAAATGAACAAATCTGGATGTAGCCGCCTGGCTGACATTCATCCCGTCAGAATTTAAAGGTATGAGTACCTTTATTTGATATTCAGATTTTAAATCAATCTTGTCTGTGATTACAGGTGATTTTTTTTCTTTAGTAGTTATAGGCATGGTCTTATCGTCATCTGTCCAACGGATCGTATCCATAGGTGTTAAATCTTTCCCTTTGATCTTACCCGGTATGGTATCCTTTTTAGCAGCCCTATCTGCTTTTACAATTTGAACATTACCTTTTTTTGAATTATCCGCCAATGGCTTTGTGCCACTGCAGGAATACACATGGAGCAATAATAAAACAAAGACCAGAATTTTATTCCCACTCGATAGTGGCAGGTGGCTTCGTGCTGATATCATATACTACTCTGTTTATTCCTTTTACCTGATTAATTATTTCACTTGAGATTGTTGCCAGAACTTCATAAGGCAACTTACTCCATTCAGCGGTCATACCATCTACAGAATTGACACATCTTAATGCTATCGTAAACTCATATGTTCGTTCGTCTCCCATGACTCCAACGGACTGTACCGGCAATAATATTGCTCCGGCCTGCCAGACTTTATTATAAAGATCATGTTTTTTTAAATTCTGTATATAAATATAGTCCGCTTCCTGACAAAGCCGAACCTTTTCAGGAGTAACTTCACCTAAAATTCTGATACCCAAGCCGGGACCGGGAAAAGGGTGTCTCCCGATCAATGAAGACGAAATCCCCAACTCCAGCCCTACTTTTCTGACTTCATCTTTAAACAACATTCTGAGTGGTTCTACGAGCTTGAGATGCAATAAATCTGGCAATCCGCCTACATTATGATGAGATTTTATAGTAACAGAAGGTCCATGGACGGATACAGACTCAATGACATCCGGATAGATTGTTCCCTGGCCCAGCCATTTTATCTCCGGGACCTTCATAGCTTCTTCCTGGAATACTTCAATAAATACCCTCCCTATTATTTTTCGTTTACCTTCAGGATCAGAAACTCCTCCTAATTCAGACAAAAATCTATCAGCAGCTCTTACGCCTCTTATGTTTAGTCCCATCCCTTTGTAGGACTCTAAAACTTCTTCAAACTCATTTTTCCTGAGCAAACCATTATCCATAAATATACAATGCAACCTGTCTCCTATGGCACGATGGATAAGTGTGGCTGCTACGGTGCTGTCCACTCCACCTGATAATCCCATCAGGACATGTTCGTCTCCGATTTTATCTTTCAGTTCTTTCACCGTTTCCTGAATCATTGACAGTGGAGTCCAGTCACATACGCATCCCGCAACATGATGGATAAAATTATACAATATTTCTTTACCCTGAACACTATGAGTGACTTCCGGATGAAACTGAAGGCAATAAACGGGCTTTGCGTATTGGTTTTCTTTAGATTTATATGCGGCTACGGGAATATCTTCTGTATGTGCTATTATTGCATAATCATCACTCAATTGAACTACTGAATCTCCGTGAGACATCCAGACCTGCGAACTTCGATCCACTCCTGTAAAAATGATATCATCATGACAATATAAGGTGGCTTTGCCATATTCTCTTATCTCCGACTTTAGTACTTTCCCACCTGTTTGATATGCTATCAGCTGCGCACCATAACAAATACCCAGTGTGGGATACTTTCCAATAAATGAAGCCGTATCAAGATACAGTGCATTTGAATCCAAAACGGAAAAAGGACTTCCGGACAGAATTACAGCCTTTACATTCTTATCAGATGGAAATTTATTGTATGGATATATCTCACAATAGACGCTCAACTCTCTTAATCTTCTGGCAATGAGTTGAGTATATTGAGAACCAAAATCAAGGATTACTACCAATTCTTTCATGGTTGCAAAGATATAATGTTAATGATAAACATTAAGTATATCCTGTATTTTTTTAAATATGTTTTTGAAATGGTAGAACGATAATTTTACAAACAATAAAAAATCATCTAATCCTGATAAAAAATTGTAAATAGGCCAAATCTTTTAGTCATACCAATTGGGACTAAAACATTAGAGAATACTCACCTTTGCCCTAAGTTACATGTGTACTTATTCAACAAAGTTAATTCTGACAGAATTTTCGTTGTAAACTCCCATCAGTCTGTTCGTTCGGATTCTTTGAGATGAGATACCTTTCAGTTTCAGGTAGGATTTAATAGAACTGACTCTGTTTTGGTGCAACTGATCACTATCATACTCTGAAAAATCTGAAATAAGTACACTTCGTTCAGGATTGGATTCAAGAACTTTTAAGATCTGATCCAACTGAGCAATACCATCTTTGCGCAGAACGGCAAATCCGGGATCAAAATATACTTCGTGATAAATGGATGACACTACAGCGTAACCAGTTCTCTCTTCAGCCGGAGCGGGGGCAGGAATTTCAGCCACAACAACAGTTTCAGAAAGGTTCAAATCATATTTCACCAATCTGAATCCACTGAGAAAGTTTGGTTCTTTTGCAATGATTTTATTTACTTCACCTGCGGAAGTTATCTCTGCAAGTACTGGATCGGTATTGTACAGTATTACTGCCTGTTTTGTATTCTGAGCGGCTAAATTAAAACCGCAAAGAATGATTGTCAGGAGTAACACAAATTTGGGGGAATTTGTGTTGTTCATGGTTATGATATTTAAAATATTAAAGATTCTATTCGTCAAGTAAACCTCTACCCTCTTTCACTATTTTACCTTGCTGCAATAATTGTTCCAGAAGTTTATCAAGGATACCATTGATAAATTCTTTGCTTTTGGCAGTACTGTAATTTTTAGCTACTTCGACATACTCATTGATGGTCACTTTGGCAGGTATGGTAGGACAATAACAAAATTCACAAATAGCCATCTTCAACATAATCATGTCCAAAACCGCCACCCTGTCTGCATCCCAGTTCTTTAACACCGGCTCTATCAAATCTAATAACGCTTTATCCTCCTGAAATGTTTTGATAAATAAAAATTCTCCGTAATCTTTAGTTGTCTCTTTATCGGGGTAATGAGCCAGATAAAATTTTTCTTCCTCCGCAGGTAATTCTTTTAAAACTTTTTTAATTGCACCAATAATTAATGATTTATCGTCTTCCCAATTGGCGTAATTATCTTCCAGAATTTCATTATATAATTCGTTCTTACGACAAAACCTGAATAAGTCCAAAAGCAATTCAAGATTTTCATCATGGGTCGTATCATTTATCAAAAAATGTATATATGACTCTTCTTTAGCAAATTCGTAATAAATTGTTTTATAATGGTCTCTATCAGATTTGGAAGAAAATTTATAGCTTTCAAATTTAGCTGTCAGGGCTTTGTTTTTCACAATGTCCTGAATCATTACATTATCCCAAAGTTTTGCGGTAAATTTTTTGTCGATTTCAGTAGGAAGGTGCTTCGCTTTTCTTTTCTCTTTATCCTCGGTAGAAACTTTTGCTATTTGGGTAATATTATAGATGTTGAAAAGAAACAGTTCATAACTTTCATCTATATTTTTCCAATATTGCTTTAAGGCCTGTTCGTAGTTTAGAGATTCATCTCTGCTTACCGTGTACAACAATTGCATTACTTTAACCCGTACACTTCTTCTGCTTAACATTGTTTCAAATTTCTTTTAAATTGAAAAATCTGTTCAACTCATTTAAATCACAAAGGAAACTAAAAAAATTGAATCAGACCAACTATATTACAAATTATTAATATTTGTTTTTAACAGTTTTATAGCTTTGATATCTATTTCATTAAAAAAAGACGATAAAAGAAACTAAAACTGAGAAAAGCTACAATCATTCTAACTATACAACCATTACTTCAGACTATTTCAAAGAATACCTTTCTTTCACTTTTTCAAAATCGGGTAATTTTTTATAATGCCACTTTTCGAGAATTACTCCATTCTTCCAGAGTAGAATCCCCGGATTGGATCTTGAAATAGTTTTTAGCAATTTCTCATCGGCAGTGTAGTATGCTATCCCGAGTCCTATCTGTTCCTCCAGTGTCTTTACTTTTGCCGCATCCACACCGCTCATTACATATGTAACTTCTACTCCGGCGACTTTCGCTTTATCCGTAAAATTTTTAATATCAGTCTGTAAAATATTCATAAAATTTTTATCCCACTCTATGTTATATGTTCTCTCTTCTCTTTCCTGAACTTCCTTCAATACTTTTTCTATTCTGACCGAATCCTTAAATCCTGCAACATTAATTGTATCTGATGTAAAGATTGAGTCCGTCACCATCTGCATAACGGGTATTGCTTTATAAGGTGCTTTCCCGCTCAACAGCATCAAAACAAAATTTTCACTTTTCAGAAAAATATCTTCTTTATCATTTCCATCAAAATCGACAATGGAAAATTCCGAAATTTTAGTTGGTTTAATGGTAGGTTCTGTTTTTATCTGTTCGGCATCCCATTCCTCTTTCGGATAAGATTCGTACTCTTTCAGATATTGATTATATTCAATTTCCTTGACTTCACCTGTGGATTTGTTTGTTAATTTATATGAAGTTACTTTTACAGCCGCCATAGCTGCCGATTCCTGCGCTTTAATCTCAGCTATATTTGCTCCCTTTTTAAATGGTCTGAAGTCGATGTGTGGTTCGTCCCAGTAGAAATTATACAAACTATAGAAAATCAAAAACAAAGTGGAAACTCCTAAAATAATATTCCTCAGTTTTACAGTAAATAACTGGTGCATTTTGGAATAGTTAAATATAAAATAAAACGATGGAATGAGTAAAACCAAATCTTTGTAGAATGAAATCCGTGGCTCTAATTTTATAAAATCACCAAAACATCCGCAATCTGTAACTCGCATATTGGTCACTTTGTAAGGCCCCCAGTCACTGAATTGGAAAAAATTTGTTCCGCCCGGAACATATCCTGTCAGAAATGTGAATCCTGTCAGACCTGTGAAAAACAAAACCAACAGCAGGAAAGCCCATGAAGTAATTTTTGGGTACGCTCCCATAATCAACATCAATCCCAAAACTATCTCAAAAATAATCATCACAATACCAAAAAGAAGTGAATACTGAGAAAGTAAAGGAAATAGCGGAGCTAAAAAATCAAAGGATGTACCTGCAAAGGTCGTATAAAATTCAGCAAAATAATCTTCCATCTTGATAGCTGTTCCCATCGGATCAACGGCTTTGACCCACCCGGAAAAAATAAACAGTATTCCTGAAAAATTCTGGAGAAAACTCATTACCCAGGACTTATGAATTTTCCATATAAAACCCATGGCCAATGTAACGATCAAAGCAACTATTGCAATATTCAGTACCAGTGTATATATCGTCATATTATTTCTTAATTTAAATTTTGAATTTCACGTGTTCGTTCCCGGAAATCAATTGAATATATCTTATTTTTATATAATGTCGGAGAGCACAAAAGTAATATTTATTTACTTCTTCCTAAAATTAAAGTGCAAATATACTGATATATATATTTAAAATTTTGTAATAAATGCTAATCTAATGTTAACTTTGATGACAAAAAAAAATCCGGTCAGATGTAAATCAATAACCGGATTCTGAATATATATCTACAATGGGATCAGGTGCCCAAATAATTTTTCAGAAGTTTGCTTCTAGATACAGATCTTAATTTATTGATTGCTTTATCTTTTATCTGTCGTACTCTTTCTCTGGTAAGTCCGAATTTATCACCTATATCTTCCAAAGACATCGGATGTTCTATACCAATACCAAAATACAATTTGATAA
The genomic region above belongs to Saprospiraceae bacterium and contains:
- the guaA gene encoding glutamine-hydrolyzing GMP synthase; protein product: MKELVVILDFGSQYTQLIARRLRELSVYCEIYPYNKFPSDKNVKAVILSGSPFSVLDSNALYLDTASFIGKYPTLGICYGAQLIAYQTGGKVLKSEIREYGKATLYCHDDIIFTGVDRSSQVWMSHGDSVVQLSDDYAIIAHTEDIPVAAYKSKENQYAKPVYCLQFHPEVTHSVQGKEILYNFIHHVAGCVCDWTPLSMIQETVKELKDKIGDEHVLMGLSGGVDSTVAATLIHRAIGDRLHCIFMDNGLLRKNEFEEVLESYKGMGLNIRGVRAADRFLSELGGVSDPEGKRKIIGRVFIEVFQEEAMKVPEIKWLGQGTIYPDVIESVSVHGPSVTIKSHHNVGGLPDLLHLKLVEPLRMLFKDEVRKVGLELGISSSLIGRHPFPGPGLGIRILGEVTPEKVRLCQEADYIYIQNLKKHDLYNKVWQAGAILLPVQSVGVMGDERTYEFTIALRCVNSVDGMTAEWSKLPYEVLATISSEIINQVKGINRVVYDISTKPPATIEWE
- a CDS encoding DoxX family protein; translated protein: MTIYTLVLNIAIVALIVTLAMGFIWKIHKSWVMSFLQNFSGILFIFSGWVKAVDPMGTAIKMEDYFAEFYTTFAGTSFDFLAPLFPLLSQYSLLFGIVMIIFEIVLGLMLIMGAYPKITSWAFLLLVLFFTGLTGFTFLTGYVPGGTNFFQFSDWGPYKVTNMRVTDCGCFGDFIKLEPRISFYKDLVLLIPSFYFIFNYSKMHQLFTVKLRNIILGVSTLFLIFYSLYNFYWDEPHIDFRPFKKGANIAEIKAQESAAMAAVKVTSYKLTNKSTGEVKEIEYNQYLKEYESYPKEEWDAEQIKTEPTIKPTKISEFSIVDFDGNDKEDIFLKSENFVLMLLSGKAPYKAIPVMQMVTDSIFTSDTINVAGFKDSVRIEKVLKEVQEREERTYNIEWDKNFMNILQTDIKNFTDKAKVAGVEVTYVMSGVDAAKVKTLEEQIGLGIAYYTADEKLLKTISRSNPGILLWKNGVILEKWHYKKLPDFEKVKERYSLK
- a CDS encoding DUF1572 family protein, yielding MITAAIKQFKSYKSLGVKTIDLLTEEECYFTHNIADNSVATIIKHMSGNMISRWTNIFTEDGEKSWRNRDAEFVTDKLSKSELLKKWEIGWQVLFTTLESIDESDLQKIIYIRNEPHTVEDAILRQLCHYSYHIGQIVFIGKMLKGQNWVSLSIPLGESEQFNQQKM
- a CDS encoding T9SS type A sorting domain-containing protein codes for the protein MSKFHPFLFIIILSFVQFAHSQTFTQKADFPEISARAFSFCVSGNLYVGTGIDSNLVMSSNIFQYNLANNEWKKMSSFPGGKSRNNVSLVINGKGYAGLGVDGSKRIGWYEYNHEVDTWKLRNSDCDAGQFGGTFTLNGKGYVVCGSGKNEVHNQLWEYDPGEDSWSRKANFPGQERDLLFAESVGNFGYAGLGDGFFAAPFFDDIYKYDPIVDSWDSIPPIPLTPSGGKVQGGVFTSASYDGKIILMNLGFINTLEFSEYNSIFVYNTNDESWTYYHDVNKAGLRGEPFFAQFKHKLFIGAGWNETYYTDLWEVDLASFITSVEDSYPEISSLKLSVQNKMIFISNPDSDVKKENYVICIYSTDGKPLIQYQLKDDMTIDVSHLPAGIYFYNINSNKMNIKSGKFMLY
- a CDS encoding transcription antitermination protein NusB; the protein is MLSRRSVRVKVMQLLYTVSRDESLNYEQALKQYWKNIDESYELFLFNIYNITQIAKVSTEDKEKRKAKHLPTEIDKKFTAKLWDNVMIQDIVKNKALTAKFESYKFSSKSDRDHYKTIYYEFAKEESYIHFLINDTTHDENLELLLDLFRFCRKNELYNEILEDNYANWEDDKSLIIGAIKKVLKELPAEEEKFYLAHYPDKETTKDYGEFLFIKTFQEDKALLDLIEPVLKNWDADRVAVLDMIMLKMAICEFCYCPTIPAKVTINEYVEVAKNYSTAKSKEFINGILDKLLEQLLQQGKIVKEGRGLLDE
- a CDS encoding RNA methyltransferase; this translates as MTPDREAKFKKVISARQNNLTVILENVHDPHNIGAVLRTCDSVGISEIFVLYNEASRNKDVQYVGINSASGAKKWVKVHFYDNTDVCVQDVRKRYQMLYGTHLATDSVSLYDLDLIQSVALVFGNENAGISDDMMKRLDGNFIIPQYGMVQSLNISVACAVTLFEASRQRINAGLYKSGFDSENPEHKQLFETYLAEHNPKSVKGNGI